One window of Desulfovibrio sp. Fe33 genomic DNA carries:
- a CDS encoding intermembrane phospholipid transport protein YdbH family protein: protein MSASLGKKILKWTVLVTPWALAAMLAAGWWLTVWTPGYLERLIPKLAADMGLRLTEFHVRDAGLFSADIGPVRLGDGENGLSLANVHITYTPASLKMGRVNEVRLDGLRLSCSFDGERFHMPALDMLPESDGGTPKDAAPAIPGLPLDSLTLRNAVMRCVVLGRTVSVPLEAEITPGDTVTFRADLTPRDQSIHLEGALGPTLNDLTLKLKADALRVEAFGDFLPVPVAGTADLAAEAEIDLAASADAGIGFSMALTRSDLRALGVRLAEDATVEVKGRIKEREIRFSVSRVALEAPYPASLTIPSGRLNKNELFAQFSLAGAGVEMGGRLDMTRKADGEKLWNVSLTAANPDRLVVQASGRVLTLNGFIFSMQGEAGPDSADVVLDCATRGTGLANSGFSSGSMRMTLPLKWPAPKSNKAGAITLSRLALDKHKLGDVRAQVHQMGTDLAYAGTLRTDLLPGLRVPFSGQSSLIDNESDITFKVDGYTLPRGFSPAALSPGLKGVELDGTLQAEGGVSMSPRGLESRAKASLTGGRLTLSEGSTMVDGIELTYSTPDLFTLRSAPAQTLTFDSLKAGDILLKKGKIVYQLESMGSILVEEAGFRWCGGHVSSKAFRIVPESREYGITLFCSELKLSEILSQLGLAKAEGEAALSGELPVSWKNGKISFNSGFLHSTPGEGGTIRVEAMQDLVAAIPEGTPERGQLELAREAVRDYQYKWVRIKADTVGEDLLVRLSVDGKPASTLPFVYKREFGGFLRVTGDVKGSNFQGLRLDVNFSVPLDRILLYKDIARMIE from the coding sequence ATGTCCGCTTCCCTTGGCAAAAAAATCCTGAAATGGACCGTGTTGGTCACGCCCTGGGCGCTGGCCGCCATGCTGGCTGCGGGTTGGTGGCTGACGGTGTGGACGCCGGGATACCTGGAGCGGCTCATCCCCAAGCTGGCTGCGGACATGGGGCTGCGCCTCACGGAATTCCACGTGCGCGACGCGGGACTGTTCTCGGCCGACATCGGGCCGGTCCGGCTCGGAGACGGCGAAAACGGGCTGAGCCTGGCCAACGTGCACATCACCTACACTCCGGCCTCGCTGAAGATGGGCCGGGTGAACGAGGTCCGTCTGGACGGACTGCGGCTATCCTGCTCCTTTGACGGGGAACGGTTCCACATGCCGGCCCTCGACATGCTTCCCGAATCGGACGGCGGAACGCCGAAAGACGCCGCCCCGGCCATTCCCGGCCTGCCGCTGGACTCGCTGACCCTGCGCAACGCGGTCATGCGCTGCGTCGTCCTCGGCCGAACGGTTTCCGTTCCTCTTGAAGCCGAGATCACGCCCGGCGACACCGTGACGTTCCGGGCCGACCTGACGCCGCGCGATCAATCAATACATCTTGAAGGAGCCCTCGGGCCGACCCTGAACGACCTGACGCTCAAGCTGAAAGCGGACGCGCTGCGCGTGGAGGCGTTCGGCGATTTCCTGCCCGTTCCTGTGGCCGGAACCGCAGACCTCGCTGCCGAAGCCGAAATCGACCTGGCCGCTTCAGCCGACGCCGGGATCGGATTTTCCATGGCCCTGACCCGAAGCGATCTGCGCGCGCTCGGCGTGCGGCTGGCCGAAGACGCGACGGTCGAGGTCAAGGGGCGAATTAAGGAGAGGGAAATCCGATTTTCCGTAAGCCGCGTCGCCTTAGAAGCGCCCTATCCCGCCTCCCTCACCATTCCATCCGGCAGGCTGAACAAAAACGAACTGTTCGCGCAATTCTCCCTGGCCGGAGCCGGGGTGGAAATGGGCGGCAGGCTCGACATGACGCGCAAGGCGGACGGCGAAAAACTGTGGAACGTCTCCCTGACTGCCGCCAACCCTGACAGGCTGGTTGTGCAGGCCTCCGGCAGGGTTCTCACCCTCAACGGGTTCATCTTTTCCATGCAGGGCGAAGCCGGTCCGGATTCGGCGGACGTGGTGCTGGACTGCGCCACCCGCGGGACTGGGCTGGCCAACAGCGGATTCTCTTCCGGCTCCATGCGCATGACGCTGCCGCTCAAATGGCCCGCGCCCAAATCCAACAAGGCGGGGGCCATCACCCTCTCAAGGCTCGCCCTGGACAAACACAAACTCGGCGACGTCCGGGCGCAGGTACACCAGATGGGCACGGACCTGGCCTACGCAGGCACACTGCGCACCGACCTGCTTCCCGGTCTCCGGGTTCCCTTTTCCGGTCAATCGTCACTGATCGACAACGAATCGGACATAACCTTCAAGGTAGACGGCTACACGCTTCCCCGTGGATTCAGCCCGGCGGCCCTGTCGCCCGGACTCAAGGGCGTCGAGCTCGACGGAACCCTCCAGGCCGAAGGCGGCGTGTCCATGAGCCCGCGCGGCCTGGAAAGCCGGGCCAAGGCGTCCCTGACCGGCGGGAGGCTGACCCTGAGCGAGGGGAGCACGATGGTTGACGGCATAGAACTGACCTACTCCACCCCCGACCTGTTCACCCTGCGCAGCGCACCGGCCCAGACCCTGACCTTCGATTCGCTCAAGGCGGGCGACATCCTCCTGAAAAAGGGTAAAATCGTCTACCAACTGGAATCCATGGGTTCCATCCTGGTGGAAGAGGCCGGTTTCCGTTGGTGCGGAGGGCACGTGTCCAGCAAGGCTTTCCGTATCGTGCCGGAATCAAGGGAATACGGAATCACCCTGTTCTGCTCGGAGCTGAAGCTTTCCGAAATCCTGTCCCAGCTCGGCCTGGCCAAGGCCGAGGGCGAGGCGGCGCTGTCCGGCGAGTTGCCCGTGAGCTGGAAAAATGGGAAAATTTCGTTCAACAGCGGATTTTTGCACTCCACGCCCGGCGAGGGCGGGACCATCCGGGTGGAGGCCATGCAGGATTTAGTGGCCGCCATCCCCGAGGGCACGCCCGAACGCGGCCAGTTGGAACTGGCCCGGGAGGCGGTCCGGGATTACCAATACAAATGGGTGCGCATCAAGGCGGACACCGTGGGCGAAGACCTGCTGGTCCGGCTGTCCGTGGACGGCAAGCCCGCTTCCACCCTGCCCTTCGTCTACAAGCGTGAATTCGGCGGCTTCCTGCGGGTCACGGGCGATGTGAAGGGATCGAATTTCCAGGGCTTGCGCCTGGACGTCAATTTCAGCGTACCGTTGGACCGCATTTTGCTTTATAAAGACATCGCACGCATGATCGAATAG
- a CDS encoding YdbL family protein, with amino-acid sequence MRNKITLVLTLCLALSLAATTVLAGDIKDRIIARKPVITALLADGIVGENNQGFLAFRGPQKQADVVAAENRDRAEAYGLIAKKAGTTPALVGQRRAAKIAQTAPRGTWLQSPDGSWYKK; translated from the coding sequence ATGCGCAATAAGATCACTCTCGTCCTCACCCTTTGCCTGGCCTTGAGCCTGGCCGCGACCACGGTCCTGGCCGGGGATATCAAGGACCGCATCATAGCCCGCAAACCCGTCATCACCGCCCTGCTGGCCGACGGCATCGTGGGCGAAAACAACCAGGGCTTCCTCGCGTTCCGGGGACCGCAAAAACAGGCCGACGTTGTGGCCGCCGAGAACCGGGACCGCGCCGAGGCGTACGGCCTTATCGCCAAGAAGGCTGGGACCACCCCCGCGCTGGTGGGCCAACGCCGCGCGGCCAAGATCGCCCAGACCGCCCCTCGCGGCACCTGGCTGCAAAGCCCGGACGGCTCCTGGTACAAAAAATAA
- a CDS encoding pseudouridine synthase, with translation MPETQFIIVTQAESGQKLLQFLERRLTGDVPRSAIQKWIRTGQVRVDKGRKKPFDRIEAGQTVRIPPYSPGEGKTVSEAGSLVIAYEDDEVLAVAKPAGLAAHGGDGVEDSVTARLRAMFRDADFMPTLAHRLDRDTSGLLLAAKSYGTLRELNDLFASGGVAKVYLAWVDGRWCEPDGALLEDVMEKSGAPGKERVRTGTGKTALARVAGLSVSKDRSLLAVRLLTGRTHQIRVQLASRGYPVVGDRKYGQSKSRTSMRLHCYAMRAGERTLSLKPAWSGGWEPDRESLEKALAQLFD, from the coding sequence ATGCCGGAAACACAATTCATCATCGTCACACAGGCCGAATCAGGCCAGAAGCTGTTGCAATTCCTCGAACGAAGGCTGACCGGCGACGTGCCGCGCTCGGCCATCCAGAAATGGATCAGGACGGGCCAGGTGCGCGTGGACAAGGGCCGCAAAAAGCCCTTCGACCGCATCGAGGCGGGACAGACCGTGCGCATTCCGCCATACTCACCGGGCGAAGGCAAAACCGTATCCGAAGCGGGCAGCCTGGTCATAGCCTATGAGGACGACGAGGTCCTGGCCGTGGCGAAGCCAGCCGGTCTGGCCGCCCACGGCGGCGACGGCGTGGAGGACTCGGTCACGGCAAGACTGCGGGCGATGTTCCGGGACGCGGATTTCATGCCCACCCTGGCGCACCGGCTGGACCGGGACACTTCCGGCCTGCTCCTGGCCGCCAAGAGCTACGGAACCCTGCGCGAGCTCAACGACCTCTTCGCATCCGGCGGCGTGGCCAAGGTCTATCTGGCCTGGGTGGACGGACGGTGGTGCGAGCCGGACGGCGCGCTGCTGGAGGATGTCATGGAGAAATCCGGCGCTCCGGGCAAGGAACGGGTACGCACGGGGACGGGCAAAACCGCGCTGGCGCGGGTCGCTGGGCTGTCCGTGAGCAAGGACCGCTCGCTGTTGGCCGTGCGGCTGCTCACCGGACGCACGCACCAGATCAGGGTGCAACTCGCCTCGCGCGGCTACCCGGTGGTCGGGGACAGGAAATACGGCCAGAGCAAATCCCGCACGTCCATGCGGCTGCACTGCTACGCCATGCGCGCCGGGGAACGGACACTCAGCCTGAAACCGGCCTGGTCGGGGGGATGGGAGCCGGACCGGGAATCGCTCGAAAAGGCGCTGGCGCAACTCTTCGACTGA
- a CDS encoding BON domain-containing protein: MHRVNTVLSLLMLLAVGLFANGCAVYDVAVEERNVGEYANDEKIAFLIEKEFLADDLVKYMDFDASSYEGLVYVVGEYESRAQVDRAVQIAKSVDGVRSVTTYLLPKKADDSCGTTDNLQLYANVKNLLVQDKNIWSTNVEIKTVQCNVVLLGIVGSTAERDKIIDYAKSVPEARSVKSFLRIKRKP; encoded by the coding sequence ATGCACCGCGTAAATACTGTCCTCTCGCTTCTCATGCTGCTGGCCGTGGGCCTGTTCGCCAACGGCTGTGCGGTCTATGACGTGGCCGTGGAGGAACGCAATGTCGGCGAATACGCCAACGATGAAAAAATTGCCTTCCTCATCGAAAAGGAATTCCTTGCGGACGATCTCGTCAAATACATGGACTTCGACGCGTCCAGCTACGAGGGTCTGGTCTACGTCGTGGGCGAATACGAATCCCGCGCGCAGGTGGACCGGGCCGTCCAGATCGCCAAGTCCGTGGATGGCGTGCGCTCCGTCACCACATACCTGCTGCCCAAGAAGGCCGACGATTCCTGCGGCACCACCGACAACCTGCAACTCTACGCCAACGTCAAGAACCTGCTCGTGCAGGACAAGAACATCTGGTCCACCAACGTGGAGATCAAAACCGTACAGTGCAACGTGGTCCTGCTCGGCATAGTCGGCTCGACCGCCGAACGGGACAAGATCATCGATTACGCCAAGTCCGTGCCCGAAGCGCGCTCGGTCAAATCCTTCCTGCGGATCAAACGCAAACCGTAG
- a CDS encoding C40 family peptidase encodes MLCACAGTVPPPVQPDAMVPGATASPKAEKIIRTARSLIGAPYKWGGYSPQTGFDCSGFIWYVYHSNGVNLPRMSWQQLGAGDPVARRDIRPGDLVFHQVDKGGKSLHVGVVTDRGTFVHSPSSGKRVMESNINSPFWAEHYLGARRVL; translated from the coding sequence TTGCTCTGCGCCTGCGCCGGGACCGTCCCCCCGCCGGTCCAGCCCGACGCCATGGTTCCAGGCGCGACCGCCTCGCCCAAAGCGGAAAAGATCATCCGCACGGCCCGGTCGCTCATCGGCGCTCCCTACAAATGGGGAGGCTATTCGCCCCAAACCGGCTTCGACTGCTCGGGATTCATCTGGTACGTCTACCACAGCAACGGGGTGAACCTGCCGCGCATGTCCTGGCAGCAACTCGGAGCCGGAGACCCTGTCGCGCGCAGGGACATCCGGCCCGGCGACCTGGTGTTCCATCAGGTGGACAAGGGCGGCAAATCCCTGCACGTAGGGGTCGTCACCGACCGGGGCACCTTTGTGCACTCCCCCAGCTCCGGCAAACGGGTCATGGAATCGAATATAAACTCGCCCTTCTGGGCCGAGCATTATCTGGGCGCACGGCGCGTGCTTTAG
- a CDS encoding alpha,alpha-trehalose-phosphate synthase (UDP-forming) encodes MESSQQRLVVVSNRLPVALSKEADGWKLKQGSGGLVTAMAPVLKNRGGMWIGWSGAAEPEADMEELFSEFTEEAGYELCTVPLTQEEVRGYYDGFSNEIIWPLFHDLQSLCRFHPRYWRTYLDVNFKFAEVVARRSSADDYIWIQDYHLMHQAFFLKSMGVRRNIGFFLHIPFPPPDIFMKLPWRAKLIQALTEFDLVGFQTIQDRRNFAACLHRLMPEARVEGRGAVVTVNMSNRSFRAGAFPISIDYAQFSEMAARPDVARQVFDLKEALRHRKIILGVDRMDYTKGIPERIRSIQTLLRRYPDLMGKVNFVQIAVPSREEVDEYKELRTEIEQLVGRVNGEFSFPGWVPVHYHYRSLPHDELVAYYAAADVALVTPLRDGMNLVAKEYCACNNKGNGVLVLSEFAGAAAQLQRHAYLVNPYDVEGIAKALHRVLFWPREECKAHMSKLREQIRRNNIFRWVDSFLRAGIAKSLEDFPEVETVHFNRV; translated from the coding sequence ATGGAATCCTCACAGCAACGGCTGGTGGTGGTCTCCAATCGCCTTCCCGTCGCCCTCAGCAAGGAGGCGGACGGCTGGAAGCTCAAGCAGGGGTCGGGAGGGCTTGTCACGGCCATGGCTCCGGTGCTCAAGAACCGGGGCGGCATGTGGATAGGCTGGTCCGGGGCGGCGGAGCCCGAGGCGGACATGGAGGAGCTTTTCTCCGAATTCACGGAGGAGGCTGGCTACGAGTTGTGCACTGTGCCCCTGACCCAGGAGGAGGTGCGGGGCTACTATGACGGTTTCTCCAACGAGATCATCTGGCCGCTGTTTCATGATTTGCAGAGTCTCTGCCGATTCCACCCCCGTTACTGGCGGACCTACCTGGATGTGAATTTCAAGTTCGCCGAGGTCGTGGCCCGGCGGTCGTCGGCCGACGACTACATCTGGATTCAGGACTACCACCTCATGCACCAGGCTTTTTTCCTCAAGTCCATGGGCGTCAGGCGCAACATCGGTTTTTTCCTGCATATCCCCTTTCCCCCGCCGGACATCTTCATGAAGTTGCCCTGGCGCGCCAAGCTGATCCAGGCCCTGACCGAGTTCGATCTGGTGGGTTTCCAGACGATTCAGGACAGGCGTAACTTCGCCGCCTGCCTGCATCGGCTTATGCCCGAGGCGAGGGTCGAGGGGCGGGGCGCGGTGGTGACCGTCAACATGAGCAACCGCTCGTTCCGGGCCGGAGCCTTTCCCATCTCCATCGACTATGCCCAATTTTCGGAGATGGCCGCGCGTCCCGACGTGGCCCGGCAGGTCTTCGATCTCAAGGAGGCGTTGCGGCATCGCAAGATTATTCTCGGCGTGGACCGCATGGACTACACCAAGGGCATCCCCGAGCGTATCCGGTCCATCCAGACCCTCTTGCGCCGTTATCCCGATCTCATGGGCAAGGTGAATTTCGTCCAGATTGCGGTGCCGAGCCGCGAGGAGGTGGACGAATACAAGGAGCTGAGAACCGAGATCGAACAGTTGGTGGGACGGGTCAACGGCGAGTTCTCCTTTCCCGGGTGGGTGCCCGTGCACTATCATTACAGGAGCCTGCCCCACGACGAACTGGTGGCCTATTACGCGGCCGCGGATGTGGCTCTGGTGACACCGTTGCGCGACGGCATGAACCTGGTGGCCAAGGAGTACTGCGCCTGCAACAACAAGGGGAACGGGGTGCTGGTCCTGAGCGAATTCGCAGGGGCCGCCGCCCAGCTTCAGCGGCACGCCTATCTGGTCAATCCTTACGATGTGGAAGGCATCGCCAAGGCGTTGCACCGCGTCCTGTTCTGGCCCAGGGAGGAGTGCAAGGCGCATATGTCCAAGCTTCGCGAGCAGATTCGCCGCAACAATATCTTCCGCTGGGTGGACTCCTTCCTCAGGGCGGGCATTGCCAAGTCGCTGGAGGATTTCCCCGAAGTGGAGACTGTCCACTTCAACAGGGTCTAG
- a CDS encoding co-chaperone GroES has product MGLKPLNDRVIVQRKEEEEKTAGGIYIPDSAKEKPQNGIVIAAGPECKTVKDGDIVLFAKYAGSEFKMDGDDLIIMREDDILGVFA; this is encoded by the coding sequence ATGGGTTTGAAACCGCTTAATGACCGTGTCATCGTCCAGAGGAAGGAAGAAGAGGAAAAGACCGCCGGGGGCATCTACATCCCGGATTCCGCCAAGGAAAAACCCCAGAACGGCATCGTCATCGCCGCCGGTCCCGAGTGCAAGACCGTCAAGGACGGCGACATCGTCCTGTTCGCCAAGTACGCGGGCAGCGAGTTCAAGATGGATGGCGACGATCTCATCATCATGCGTGAAGACGACATCCTCGGCGTGTTTGCCTAA